aacattgtttgCAAAAggttgcttgaatgttgtgcaattcagtgcgaaaatgaatggaaacaccttttAATCTCTAAAATCAGTTTGATGtgccaatttgatcgcaaaaccgCATGTGACACCATTacacacaggtttttattcgctttaaagccagatttattcgcatgagtttttttttaccaaacttcagataattcgattgacaagtggatgggaACTTAGCTATTGAccgtaacaggcacagtaacgtTAAACAAGGGTTGGGATGCAATATTGTTATGGGAGAGTactcccagatcatgtgaagatatgtgcCTTGTGTATTAATTGGGcggaaagtgcataaagggctgttcagtattttcatgtggtgcattttcacaggggttAGATATGTGAATCTGTACCCCTACCAACTTTCCGACAACACATAGCTTCTTAAATGTGGATAGATTTATCCTTCTTACACTCACCCAGGAAAAGCACAGCAAATAGCCCGGAAACTGAATCAGACCAGATGTTTCCGGGCATAGCTTATCCTTCTGAGACCTAAAAGATTTTTGACCACTTCTGGgccgtctggttttattttttataaaaaagcttgtaaaacatcaaccctgttgtgcACAGTCAATTtacaaacatcttttttttccaatacaaATTTGACTGTCAGAATATTTGCGTTTCATTGATGTCACCTGAAAGTAAAAATCTTATGGGAccataaatacaaatgaaaaaataaaacagaaatgtaatccTTTTTGAGAGATTTATTGaagtcacacacaaaaatataaaagctAAGCATTTTTCTTCTGTAAAACAGTTGGCTCCTGTCTTTGGAGCCTTGGAGCAGAGAAATGAACACTATAACTGCTATAGAactaaaactatttacattagGAGGCGTTTTTTTAGGAGGCGTTTTTGCCCTCATGCCATTTATTGATGCCAATCCTCAAAACAGTTCCTGTCTGGTATAACACAGAGGGCCACATCACATGCCTTGCATTTCCAGGGGGTGTCCCGTCTGATCTGCTTTGTCTTTCTGCAGTGTACACATGGCTTTCGACCATATGAGGCCTTCTTGCTTGCTTCAATTTGGTCAGATGTTGGCACAGGTATATGGTCACTCTGTTCCTGAGTGGGGGGGACGTCAACGGTGACACCACAGAGCTGGGCTGTCAGCTCCTCCAGAAAAGCCCTGTGGGTCATGGGCTGTTGCTGCTTCTCTAAACAAAGCTCCTTGTGGAGCAAGTAACTGTTGGTCGCGGCAAtgtccaaaaaatgaaaaaacaatgtcCTGTaccatttcattgttttgtggTGAACTGAGTAATACTGAATGAGTTGATCAGACAGATCAACACCTCCCATATTCCTGTTGTACTCAGCGACAGGGGTCGGGCATGGAATAGAGTAGGCGCTCCAGCTTCCATCCTCAGCTTTTAGTCTTCTCTGAACTGTCTCACCAGAGTATGCAGAATGAATTGTGGAGCAGACAGAGACTTCCCGAGTGTCCATCCACTTGACAAAAATCAGAGGGCCGTCACGGATCCACCTGATGGTGCCCCTCGGATCCTTTTTCGTCATGGCATTTTTGGTCGTGCGCGGGCATCCTCTCCTGTGGTCCCTGTAGGTGCCGCATGCTCCAAAGTGCATACTGTGGAGATCTTTGAATAACTTTGGACTTGTATAAAAGTTGTCTACATACAGATTGTAGCCACTGCCTAGGTGTGTTTTGTCTATGAGGGACATTACAGAGTCGTATGCCAGTCCTACACCAGAAGCAAACACAGACTTCCCTGAGTATACGGCAAAGTCCACAGTGTACCCAATGCTGCTGTCTGCCAGTACAAAAAGTTTGAAGCCCCACTTGGTGGGCTTCGCCTTCATGTATTGTGTCATGCCGGTGTGGGCCTTTGTTGACATCCTCTCGTCCACAGAAAGGTTCTGCCGTGGGTGGTAAAATGCCTTGCATGCCTGTCTGAGGTCATCTAAAAGGGGCTTCACGCCAAACAGCCGGTCATAAGCGGGTGTccctttctttttgtcattgtggACATCTTCATGAGGGTCACTCATGTGAATGTTCCACGAAATGACCTGATACCTGTCACGTGACATCACTGTGGCTGGAAACTGTTGGctgaaaattgtgtttttcctcCAGTAGTCCCGGATATTTGTGAGTCTCACCAGCGCAAAATAGAAAGTGAGtcctaaaaatttgaaaaattctTCAACAGAGAAGGGTTTCCACGAATATTTGCTGCCAcgggaaatgtttttttcagcatttgtgtttgtgttgttacaCAAAGTGATCGCAACAGTGTCACTGAAGAAAAGTTTGAAAATGTCCAGTGGTGTGTATGTGGATGTGGGGTCGAGCTGATGTCCTGGCTTTCTTGCTGGGAGAAACCTTTTGGGCACTGGAGGGATGTCTGGCTGACTCTCATCGTTCCATGATAGGGTTTGGTCTGCTGGCTGTGGGGATCTAGATCTGGATCTGGATTCAGGACTGCGTCTTTGTCGACCCCTCAAGCTGCCAGATCTGGTTCGCCCTCTCAGTCTATGACCCCTTCCTAGGAGCTGCTGGGATGCTTCAGGAGAAGTGGGAGGGCCCTCCTCTTCTGAAGAATGGGGGGTTTCTTGTCTTGCCTGGGCTGGTGGGGTGGTGTCTTCTTCATAATCACCactgtaaaacaaattattagaTCATATACATAAGACCAAtgagtgtttttgtattttatttctcacaCATAAGACAACAATGGCTGAGATTGCTACTGTACCCCAACCCCCACAGCTAAAAGGTGTTAAGTGTTGAAagccctaccccccccccctgcaggtaAAAGTTGTGACTATTGAAAGCCCTAGTTTTTGtacttactgtaaataaataaatgctactTACTCCTCAGCGGGGTCTAGACCATCCTGGTAAGCCAGTTCTTCATCAGTcaaaaaactttcttctccCGAATCTGCTTCATCCTccatagcaaaaaaaaataaggccAATGCCTCATTTACGTCCATAGTTTGCTGAGATGCCATTTTTCTCAGTGTTTCTCCGTATCTTCTCAAAACTGCTTTGTCTCCTCGTCTCGCTCTCCCCCCTATTTATGAGCTGCGTTTCATGCGCAAAGAAGAACACCCACATGGACGACGGACCAGCCTGTCATTGGTTGTAGCACCATAACAAAGGCCCAGTGCATCATGGGATATCTAAAATGGCGATTAGCATCAAGCTAGCGGAAAAAACGGTCGAAAAACTGACAAATTATGAACATAAAGTGGATGAATCTTGGATGTAAGAGTATGGATTTATTGCTCAATAACTCCGAAAAATGgcacaagttccaggctggatagaaaaccccccgTACTGGCTAGAACGACACCAAAGAGATCCCCGTgaccgctaactcgttagctttCGTTAAATCGTTTTCTaccttttatggttattaaatgattaaaatatgaatccgtggtgctgtttttgctcgtgcACAATCCTCTCGGTTACCGCCCACGGTGTTCGAGCATGGACGGTTCCGTTAAATCCCTCTGATACTGTAGCGCTCACGGCTCCGCCGCACGGCTGCCTAGCTAGCTGAATGACGAGGCGACGGTGGCTAAAGCGTAACCGGGTGGACCGGGCTTTATTACCCTAGAACACAGGCTAATAACAGGGTTGGAAGAGTGCcctaaacaacaaaaagactGCCGGCCCTgactagctagttagctttcTCTCCCCCTGTAAACACTTCcctcttcttcctgtttcttcccgCCTatcctccttcctccctcccctttctGAACCTGACCAATCAGCTGAATTAGGGCAACCTCTTCCCCCAATGAACACCCCAAGAGTCTCTCCCATATTAGTCCTGCAGGGTCGCTACAATACCATTTATCATCACTGTAGCTAGTCTCGTCAGGGGAGCCAGAAGGGGGTCCAGGCAGGGGTCCAGGCTTTATATTTCAGTGCCCCCCTTAGAACCGACTAAGACTTAGAATCCCCCTGACTCTCCTCCCTCTTTGAGGGATACACAGATAAAATTAATCATCAGCTCTGTCTGGATTTAGCTTAATGCCTGTATCTGTCCATTACTTCTATCTTATTATtctttcatgtttcatgttctttttctttggaccccaggaagagtaGCTGCTACATTGTTAACAGCTAATGTGAATCCAAAATAAAGATATGTATATACTGGATATACTGTTTGTCACATTATTTCaccaataaaaaatgaatgctaatAAACAACACAATCGGCCGAATGGTTCACACCGTGGACAAGAAGGGATGATATATGTTCTCGCCGTGTCTATGTGGGTTTTCTCTGGATGTTCCaattccccccccacacaccccactaAAAACAGTTCTCTCCCCTCTCTACCGAGCTGATATGTGGTGAGCGTCTGGTGTCATGAGGCTGGTGCTACTAGTAGTAGGAGTAGTCTCNNNNNNNNNNCAAAGCtctttgagtgtctatgataatgcatctttcccaaaatgtcagaaTTTACCCATACATATCCCACCCTCAGTGTGCACTTTATTTCAGGTTTCCTCAACTTGCTTTTGTGATTAACATATTGGGCGAAGGTTTTATTAGTTGTATTGTCACAAAATCATGTTCATcaaaataatgtactgtacatccccATTTCAAAATAAGATTTTAGGAAACCCTTTTCATTTACCTTAAGAGCTGGatcaaggttgttttttttcctctaaatATATGTAGCCAAAGATTAGGTCCACATGTATGAAGAGatcaaatgtctttatttctttGCCTTGTTATCTAAAGCACTTTAATGATTTGTCGTTCTACCTCATATTCTTTTAGTCAAAAAGTCCACAAGCAGTGTAACGTCACCACATGGGATATACTGTATAGCCAGGGGTCAACGCTGACAATTGCTTGTTGAGTTTAAAAGATTGGAGATGCGctttaacacatgcaaataaaacCAGGTGAGTGGTAGCAAACATACCACCCAATCAACATATACACATGCTTTATACTCTAGGATCTTTAACAGTTGttaaaaagacaacatgaaTAAGTAAGAAAATAAAAGTTGCACACAATCTACATACACTCAATATACGATATTGCACTTATGTATAACACAGTATATACAAGACATTTTACAATGCAGCACATCAGTATGATAACCAACACAAAGGTAACATGAATAGACCCATCAGTCAAAATCAGTGTTGTGCTGGTGCCTCTCTGTCTAGAGTCAGGTTTGCCTCAATGAACTGTTCTTCGTCTTTAATATCAAAgtcatttcttttattcttcTGGTCATCGTTTAACATCCTAAGTGATGTTGGTGAATATGTGCATATGAATTCATGCTCCCACAACTGGAGCTCCAACAGCAGCAGTTCTTTTCTCATCAGTGACATGTGACAACAATCACAAACCAGAACCTTCACTCAAGTGAATGGTCTTTAAGAATTTGGATCCTTAATCCTGTTTTATATCTCTCCTGACATTGCTTTTATAAAGTAAGCACAAGACTTAGgcttttgatttatttagtttcagtcgactttgaatgaagtgtatttcacaaaataaaattgCTGTTTATTAAAATAGACTTCTACTTTTCAGGGAtgttttactctttaacaaaaaggtctatctctgtagggatcctttccataatgttgtcagacactaagaATTTTAATTGGAGCCTGTCAGTGGGAAAACAGCACTTATGTGGATGTAAATTGAAGATGCGCAATTGCCCAATAACTTACATTGTATCTCGTTTTgtcgctgccgactgcagcaatcttgtTTAATATTgcaccaatgtcaaagattggtgttcccatcagtcacctacacacacaaaaagggtCCAGATTGAAAAAAACTACCCTTTAATCAGTCCCTCCAATATATCGCGATGTTGATATTGCAATAATTCAGGCAATTTGTAACAATCGCCGTGAATTTGGTGTGtctcgcaattttgaccaatcaccgcaactttTCTGTAAAATTGACCAATGACCGGAGGTTCCCGTGACTTTAACCAATCAAAGCAAAGCAAAGGGTCGCAGTCAAACCCTGGTCTGctgtgttgaggagtaaacctctatacatgggcgcccactctaccaactgagctatctgggtgccctgctgtttcaatcctgtcggctctctgcagcgggcggggctgctgctaagtaccccccccacacacacacacacacagtggatgcaggaaaaaccagagatgagatgtacagggtgacctaaattgaggacagctacgcttgttattgtaagtgcaatgataagttaaagtccaacaAGTCCTTTATTAAACCGAATGAATGTGCGTCCCAGGCTAGGATAGGAAGTTAACTAACAGTGTAAAGATCACTGacacacatgttcaaatttgattaattcaataaattattttgtcttaaatccaccagccattttcatataaTACCAACAGTTGCAGCATCCTAAGgatttttggtaaggttactagtaaaactcagcccagagtaatATTTTTCTGCAATTTTCACTGTCTCTTgtaacttcattgcaacaaaaatacaaaagacattgcaactttcattgcaattttttttacaaaagctcccacaAAATCAGGCATTTTTGGGCTGCAACAAACTCCGACAAAAGGCctcgaaatcctggagggactggttaATGTAGTAAAGTAAGGGCGTGGAGGTTACAGTGGATGGGTGTGAAGCACATCTGACTTTCATGCAAAAGATGTGAGGTTtgtgaccctaacccctaaccaacaGGTTACCCTTCATTACCATCTTCATCTCAATGGCTTATCCCACCCTGAATTAATATTCTGTTGACCACCAGTTCCTTCTTATCTTTATCAGATTCTTCTTAAAACAGCTTTGCATCTTTTGATCTTGGACTCTCTTTCTGGCCCTCAACTATTGGTTTGCCCTAACCCCAACCTCACAGTCTCCTGGATTCTGCTTCTTTCATCTCTCTGCTCTACCATGCTTCTTAGTGGTTTAGGGCTCTTTCTGAATAGGGGGTCCACATGGTGAGTGAGCATGTGCTAACCTGTGCTTTAGCCAGTGTAGTACTCAAATTCAGTCTTGGTCTTGAGACGGGTCTTGTGACCACTTTTTGAAGGTCTCGTCTCggaattaacacatttttacttgGATGAAgagaactctggattttattttaagacCATACCCGCCTGTGTATTGTCTGCTTTGTGTGTTAATATCATTACTGTGATTGGATGTAAAACATCCTGCTTCAAATGCAGTGTTTTCTGTGGGTGTTTTATGGGAATTTGAATCTTTCAAATCAACATGAGGAGTGCCTATGGTTataattttcaacattttatcgTGTCATGCGGTGTAGGACTCAcactggtctggtcttggtcCTGACTTGGTCTCAACCGGCCTTGGcgttggtcttgactcggtctcaacccctcaaagtcttgatcTTGTTGGTCttgatacactctggtcttggtagAGACTTGGTCTCagtttaggtggtcttgacaCTGGCTTAAGCTCCTTATTCCACACCTCCTAGTTAATGGAGACTCTTTAACCTAACCCCGACGTAACCATGATCTTTCCTAAACCTCAATCAAGTATTTTTGTTGTCTATCCTCTAACCATTGGTCATCCATTGTTCATGTGCCATAACCACTATCTTTTTACCTCAAAATAAAGTGGTTTTAACAAGCTGTCTGACTTCTTGTGTAGTAATGTTGCTCTGTTGCCAGATCTCAGCAATTCAGATTGTAGAAATGATGGTCAAAACTAAGAAAATTAGACCCAAGTTGTAATAAACCCAAATTTTGctttcatattttatatataaaaaaattcataaaaacaatttttgaacAATTCCACAAATAAAGGAACATTTGAAGGAAATGTGTATGTAAAAGTAGGGCTACAAGGTTTGTAGGCTTTTTATGTAGTTGCTGATTCGACTCAATTTACATGACTGGCGGATGTATATCTGCAAACCAGTACCTCAGTCTAAGTCTTCTTTACAGGAGAGTAGTGGTACGCGTTCTACAATAAACcttgttacatttctttttggCTGCGCTGCCAAGAAGGAATATAATGAATGAATgtcattgtaaagtaaatgttcCGTTTTTGAAGGAAAGTCCAAAAAACTCCACTACACTTGTCTTCATATTAGGAGTTTTGGGTCCAAATTCAGAAAGTAAAGCCCCTTTATCCTTACGGCCTTTGAAGGCTCTGTTCAGGTTCCTTTTAGGAAGTGAAATAATTGGACTGAAGCTTTTCCTGTTTAAATATGCGCATTTTGAAGCTTCCACTCATAGACAGCGTCCTTTCAGTATTTTGCTCGTTCGTTTCATGTAGTTCATCTGTTTTTACAAAATGCAGTGTGGTTATAACGGCTCGCTGCCACTAGGTGGAGTCGGGATCCTGTGAACAGGAGCCACAGCATCTCTGCTTGTACATGTCCAGGTAGCACAGCTTCAGCCTCTTCACCACGCTGCAGTACTGAGTTGTGTCCTTGCATTCACCTGCATGGGAACAAAACAGTCCATGTAAAGACTTATTTGTGGGGGTGCATTTTTAGCCTTTAttcaacaggacagctgaagacatgaaagggcggggtgggggggatgacatgcagcaaaagggccacaggttgggaggagtaaacctctatgtaaGGGCACCCGCTGTACTAACTGAGCTATCCTGCTGCCCAGAACTCCTATCCAGTCTTTTAAAAATTTCCTTTGACATATTGTAATGTAACTTAAGATGTTTCCtggaattgaatgtgtaatttgGTATTATTTATGAAGATACTTTGCCGATTTTTAACCAGTTTTGTGTCATAGCAACACCTTTGCTCTATCTGGCCACCGCCTTCTCTGTGCTCATTGCCCAGCATCTGCCTTTTCTGACTAGAAAGCTGTTACTATAGATATATTATATGTTAGTCAGTctacaattcaattcagttttgtTTATAGTATCGAATCATGACAAAAGTTATCTTGGGACACTGTACCGATACCGGTACGTCTAtacaaaaaatttgaaaagacccaacaattccagatATTTCCCCCAAAAGCAAGTATTTAGTAAAAAAAGTTTCTTGATTTCtaatttctcattttaaaatCTCAAAATCTACCACTAAGGGGGCATTGAAACAGCTGACAACACTGTGACTTACTCCCGCAGTTGGTGGTGTTGCAGTGCTGCCAGGCGGAGGGGCGTTGGAGCCAGGCACAGCGCTGCTCCGGCAGAGTCCCGCCACTCCTGCGGTGAACACAGTCCACCCTGCGGGACTGAAAGCCACTCCCACAGGCTACAGTGCACGCCCGCCACGCACCGGGACGCCACTGGACGTCACACAGGTTAGAGGAACAGTTGCGTACCGATGTAGGCCTGAAAGACAGCAGTATTACTTTGGTTTTTAGTGCTTCACATTCATTACTGTGGCCATTGTTTGGCCAGtttcaacaacttttccaatgttttttatgttttttcttgtaaaaatacATGCGTACATGTCTTGGGTCCTCTCCCCCAACAGATTTCCTGGGACCTGTTTCACATCAGTAAGCCTATCATACAggcctataggccagtaagcctatcatcaatgtttttttcacaaataggctgatttatatttgctaataatatgttgcaTTCATGTTCAGGCttttacaaatcagaaaaaaatgtataatttggTAGTCCCCCCCTAACTCTGAGGACGACCTAGGGATCCCGGACCCCCAGTTGAAGATCCGcctaccaatcggaaggttgttAGTTTGATTcctggccctgtagtcccatCTTGAAGTGTCTTTGGGCAAGACTGAATCCTTAGTTGCTCCTGATGCTGCgccattggtgtgtgtgtgaatgtttatttgACACCAatggatgaatgtgtgtgtgcatggtgatTGGTTCCTTTAATTGTTAAAACTAGAacgcgctatataaatacagctcATTTActagttttcattgtgttgcgaatcaatgtgtgtgtgtatacctgtCCTTGAGATCACAGTCTGTGTATGAGGAGCCGTTGGCATGTTGGCAGGTGACAGATCTCTTCTGTACCGTGGTGGTGGGGCCTAAACACCTCCCTGAACACTGAAATCCAGGAACAGGAAGTTAACAATTAACACTGCATTTGCTACATTGTGTGACACCCACCCATGTTTAAAGATATAGtccgtagtttctgtctccccccattagtaattctaagtaatgacaacaaaactgttttagCAGTCACATAATACACGCCTTCAGTGattcccccacccccacccctcctccacacagttactagtaaccaaggaggacacagatgattaaaaaaaacacggactcttcagaagaggtcattatcttcgcTTGATTTTCTGTGTGCGAAAGTCGCCGGACGCCActatcttctgaacatagtcttactgagaaatacagaaagttGTGTGGatctgatagtcttaattagtgTTGTATCTACTCATTTGGCactggcttgaatgtaacagacatttattaatatcaaaaaattACGCTTGAGGCAAGAGACAATTTCTCACGTTGAGTGTGAAAAAACACTCCAACAGGAATGTCCAGCAACATCCATCCATGGGTCCAACGTCATCATGCATTTACAACATATTAAAGGAACCACGATCCCTGAACAGTCATGATTACGTGAAGTgactgaggacaacattaataaataacatGTATAACGGCTAAGCCTAAAACTTAAAGCCACTGAGGGGCTGCTATACGGACTTAAACAAACAGTCTATGGCTAGTAAACTAGCTGACACCGCCCAGTAACCTCCTGTTTTTTGAAATGGCAGACTCCAATAGTCGTTGTTTGCGTTTTGATGGTCATTTATTGATCACAAAGATCTTCATATCAATGTGCAAGAATCCATGTGTCCATCAAGCTCCATCAACAAATATCTCAGCCTTCACAGGGTGAGCGTTGATCAGGGTGTAGATTTGCGGTCAAAAACTATTTGTGCTCCTCCGATTAACAGCACCCTTGTCACCTGTTGAAAGTTTCCTACCTAAACAGACGTCACTCATAAGCACACTAGTGCCACCAGTGGACAATTTGTGTGCtacactcaaaacaacatgtaTAACGCATTACGTTTATCACTGCGTGAAGAACCACGCTGAGAGCAAAGTGTTTATAATCAACAGTGTGTAGAACCACACTTATTATGTCTGTCACATTCACTACACGCTAAAGCTTTACATGTGTTTGAGTGTACCTTTCCCCATGCACTGGTTACCCAGGTTGGACAGTTATTGGCAGTGCACTGCTCCGTGTCTGTGGGCCGGCTCGTCCTCTCACAGGCCGCTGCTGTCAGAGTCCTCACTGTACCTCTGGCATCCAGCTGCTGACAGGACAGCTGCCTCTGTCTCCAGCCTCCGCCACACAACGCTGAGCACTTTGACCACTCTGATACCGACCATCTGGAATCATGaccacacacaagaaatacagatACATACAGTAACTTTCAAAAAGGGAGAAAGCTCAgcttgatacacacacacacacacacacacacacacacacacacacacacatgcacacacacacacacaccggtgtgtgtgttaatatatatttacacatatacAGTCAAGCCCGAAATTATTCATACCCCTGGTAAATTCTGACTTTTATTCAACCAGCAAGTTTTTTCTTGATTAGAAGTGACACAGGCGTCTCCCAGAAGATAAGACGATGTACAAGAGGCATCATTGTGGAAAAAATGATTACTtatcttttatttacatttgaacaaaaaGTGTCATGTCCAAAATTATTCATACCCTTTGCAAACTTTCACAGTCTATGGGAAAATCCAAAGATCTATACCATTCCAAATGGTCCAAGCTGTTCTAAACCATCCTAATTACCTGGGGGGGCAGTCCTGTCTGTTGCAGGGGACTGGGGAAGTGATGGGTTTTGGTATGTGCTGACACATGGTGGGCTGAACATCCTTTCCATCCAGGGTGACACAGCGAATCGTCCGCAGCCAAGTGCCTTTGTTCCCACAGGAAGCACTGCATGTGGTCCAGTACCCAAACCGCCAGCTAAACTCTGTGGACCCACAAATACAACACCCACATCCGTAGGATCAAGGAAACAACAGAAATAAGATGTCAGAACGCCATTGGAACACAAACCGCTTTTACTGCCATCCAAGGATTTGCCAATCTAAGTGTACATGGACAGGATctcaattttttatttcagattttGAGTTGCCCATCTT
The nucleotide sequence above comes from Etheostoma spectabile isolate EspeVRDwgs_2016 chromosome 15, UIUC_Espe_1.0, whole genome shotgun sequence. Encoded proteins:
- the LOC116702888 gene encoding piggyBac transposable element-derived protein 4 produces the protein MASQQTMDVNEALALFFFAMEDEADSGEESFLTDEELAYQDGLDPAEDGDYEEDTTPPAQARQETPHSSEEEGPPTSPEASQQLLGRGHRLRGRTRSGSLRGRQRRSPESRSRSRSPQPADQTLSWNDESQPDIPPVPKRFLPARKPGHQLDPTSTYTPLDIFKLFFSDTVAITLCNNTNTNAEKNISRGSKYSWKPFSVEEFFKFLGLTFYFALVRLTNIRDYWRKNTIFSQQFPATVMSRDRYQVISWNIHMSDPHEDVHNDKKKGTPAYDRLFGVKPLLDDLRQACKAFYHPRQNLSVDERMSTKAHTGMTQYMKAKPTKWGFKLFVLADSSIGYTVDFAVYSGKSVFASGVGLAYDSVMSLIDKTHLGSGYNLYVDNFYTSPKLFKDLHSMHFGACGTYRDHRRGCPRTTKNAMTKKDPRGTIRWIRDGPLIFVKWMDTREVSVCSTIHSAYSGETVQRRLKAEDGSWSAYSIPCPTPVAEYNRNMGGVDLSDQLIQYYSVHHKTMKWYRTLFFHFLDIAATNSYLLHKELCLEKQQQPMTHRAFLEELTAQLCGVTVDVPPTQEQSDHIPVPTSDQIEASKKASYGRKPCVHCRKTKQIRRDTPWKCKACDVALCVIPDRNCFEDWHQ